The following are encoded together in the Streptomyces flavofungini genome:
- the lnt gene encoding apolipoprotein N-acyltransferase: MTATTAPTEASEQTEPLPGPQTRAERIRRRLIPAGTAVLSGVLLYLSFAPRELWWLAPFAFAVLGFVLHGRRPKSGFGLGLFMGLGYFLPLLSWTGVDVGPLPWIALAVAETLFVGLTGLGIAYVSRLPAWPVWAAGVWIAGEAARARFPFEGFPWGKVAFSQPSGLFLPLASLGGTPLLGFAVVLCGFGLADVVRRLKADPRARERALVASAALTVAPVAAGAAALPLVATGAEHGTATVAVIQGNVPRMGLDFNAQRRAVLDHHVRETLRLAADVKAGKAKQPDLVLWPENSSDIDPYANADAYAVIDKAAKAIKAPVSVGAVVTGKDGKPRNRQILWDPRTGPGATYDKRHLQPFGEYMPYRGFFRVFSSDVDRAGIFQPGTEPAVFDMAGTGIGPVTCYEAAFDDVVRDQVREGAEILSVPSNNATFERSQMTYQQLAIDRVRAVEHGRAVMVPVTSGVSAVIRPDGSIAQRTGMFTAESLVADVPKRTSLTPATRAGVWPEVVLVLVGAAGVGWVIARRRAGAAG; encoded by the coding sequence GTGACCGCCACCACCGCTCCCACCGAGGCGTCCGAGCAGACCGAACCGTTGCCCGGCCCACAGACGCGCGCCGAGCGGATCCGCAGAAGGCTGATTCCCGCCGGGACGGCGGTGCTCTCCGGCGTCCTGCTGTATCTGAGCTTCGCGCCGCGGGAACTGTGGTGGCTCGCCCCCTTCGCCTTCGCCGTCCTCGGCTTCGTCCTGCACGGGCGGCGCCCGAAGTCCGGCTTCGGCCTCGGGCTGTTCATGGGGCTCGGCTACTTCCTGCCGCTCCTCTCCTGGACGGGCGTCGACGTGGGGCCGCTGCCGTGGATCGCGCTCGCCGTCGCCGAGACGCTGTTCGTGGGCCTGACCGGTCTGGGCATCGCCTACGTGTCCCGGCTGCCCGCGTGGCCCGTGTGGGCGGCGGGCGTGTGGATCGCGGGGGAGGCCGCACGGGCCCGCTTCCCCTTCGAGGGCTTCCCCTGGGGCAAGGTCGCCTTCAGCCAGCCCAGCGGCCTGTTCCTGCCGCTCGCCTCGCTCGGCGGCACCCCGCTGCTCGGCTTCGCGGTGGTCCTCTGCGGCTTCGGCCTCGCCGACGTCGTACGCCGCCTCAAGGCCGATCCCCGCGCGCGTGAGCGCGCGCTCGTCGCGTCCGCCGCGCTGACCGTCGCCCCCGTCGCCGCCGGGGCCGCCGCCCTGCCGCTCGTGGCCACCGGCGCCGAACACGGCACCGCGACCGTCGCCGTCATCCAGGGCAACGTGCCGCGCATGGGACTGGACTTCAACGCCCAGCGCCGCGCCGTCCTCGACCACCACGTCCGCGAGACCCTGCGCCTCGCCGCCGACGTGAAGGCGGGCAAGGCCAAGCAGCCCGACCTCGTCCTGTGGCCGGAGAACTCCTCCGACATCGACCCGTACGCCAACGCCGACGCCTACGCCGTCATCGACAAGGCCGCCAAGGCCATCAAGGCCCCCGTGTCCGTGGGCGCCGTCGTCACGGGCAAGGACGGCAAGCCCCGCAACCGGCAGATCCTCTGGGACCCGAGGACCGGACCGGGCGCCACCTACGACAAGCGGCACCTCCAGCCGTTCGGCGAGTACATGCCCTACCGCGGCTTCTTCCGCGTCTTCAGCTCCGACGTCGACCGCGCCGGGATCTTCCAACCCGGCACGGAGCCCGCCGTGTTCGACATGGCGGGCACCGGCATCGGCCCGGTGACCTGCTACGAGGCCGCCTTCGACGACGTGGTCAGGGACCAGGTCCGCGAAGGCGCCGAGATCCTCTCCGTGCCCAGCAACAACGCCACGTTCGAGCGCAGCCAGATGACGTACCAGCAACTGGCCATAGACCGGGTGCGGGCCGTCGAGCACGGCCGGGCCGTCATGGTGCCCGTCACCAGCGGCGTCAGCGCCGTGATCCGCCCCGACGGGTCGATCGCGCAGCGCACCGGGATGTTCACCGCCGAGTCCCTGGTCGCCGACGTGCCCAAGCGCACCTCGCTGACGCCCGCCACCCGCGCCGGAGTCTGGCCGGAGGTCGTCCTGGTGCTCGTCGGCGCGGCAGGGGTCGGCTGGGTGATCGCCCGCCGCCGCGCCGGCGCCGCCGGTTAG
- a CDS encoding NUDIX hydrolase, producing MATPDFIRTVRADAGHQLLWLPGVTAIVFDDAGRVLLGRRADNGKWSVIGGIPEPGEQPAACAVREVFEETAVRCVAERVVLVEALEPVTYPNDDVCQFMDITFRCRAVGGEPRVNDDESLEVAWFPLDRLPDLHETGLFRIKQAMAEGPTWFDRG from the coding sequence ATGGCTACTCCCGACTTCATCCGCACCGTGCGCGCCGACGCGGGCCATCAACTGCTGTGGCTCCCCGGAGTCACCGCCATCGTCTTCGACGACGCGGGCAGAGTCCTGCTCGGCCGCCGCGCCGACAACGGCAAGTGGTCGGTCATCGGCGGCATCCCGGAGCCGGGGGAGCAGCCCGCCGCGTGCGCCGTGCGCGAGGTCTTCGAGGAGACCGCGGTGCGCTGCGTCGCCGAGCGCGTGGTCCTCGTGGAGGCGCTGGAGCCGGTCACGTACCCCAACGACGACGTCTGCCAGTTCATGGACATCACGTTCCGCTGCCGGGCCGTGGGCGGCGAGCCGCGCGTGAACGACGACGAGTCGCTGGAGGTCGCGTGGTTCCCGCTGGACCGGCTGCCCGACCTGCACGAGACCGGGCTCTTCCGGATCAAGCAGGCCATGGCGGAGGGGCCGACCTGGTTCGACCGCGGCTGA
- a CDS encoding methyltransferase yields the protein MNRLSTSWGEYDLTRFPEDPRDTLRAWSAADAYLLRHLAGEEGGEGGQGGAPVALDGTVAVVGDRWGALTTALAAHRPVQITDSYLARRATLANLARAGLPADGARLLTTRDTPPERVDVLLVRVPKSLALLEDQLHRIAPALHAGSVVVGTGMVTEIHTSTLDLFERIVGPTRTSLARQKARLIFSTPVPGRTSGPAPWPRSYVLPGDSGAGAGLTAVNHAGIFCAERLDIGTRFLLQHLPASSGDAHIVDLGCGNGILGTAAAVANPDARLTFVDESYQAVAAAEATFAANTARDSAAKADFVAGDALTAMPPESVDLVLNNPPFHSHQATTDATAQRMFRGARAALRPGGELWVVGNRHLGYHVRLKRVFGNVEVAASNRKFVILRAVRHS from the coding sequence ATGAACCGTTTGAGCACGTCATGGGGCGAGTACGACCTCACCCGCTTCCCCGAGGACCCGCGCGACACCCTGCGGGCGTGGTCCGCGGCCGACGCCTACCTGCTGCGGCACCTCGCGGGCGAGGAGGGCGGCGAAGGCGGGCAAGGCGGCGCCCCGGTCGCCCTGGACGGCACCGTCGCCGTCGTCGGGGACCGGTGGGGCGCCCTCACCACCGCGCTCGCCGCGCACCGGCCCGTGCAGATCACCGACTCCTACCTCGCCCGCCGGGCGACCCTCGCCAACCTGGCGCGCGCCGGTCTCCCGGCCGACGGCGCCCGCCTGTTGACGACGCGGGACACCCCTCCGGAGCGCGTCGACGTGCTCCTCGTGCGGGTCCCGAAGAGCCTCGCGCTCCTGGAGGACCAGCTGCACCGGATCGCCCCGGCGCTGCACGCGGGCAGTGTCGTGGTCGGCACCGGCATGGTCACCGAGATCCACACCTCGACCCTGGACCTCTTCGAGCGGATCGTCGGCCCGACGCGCACCTCGCTGGCCCGTCAGAAGGCCCGCCTGATCTTCAGCACCCCCGTCCCCGGGCGCACCTCCGGGCCCGCCCCCTGGCCCCGGTCGTACGTCCTGCCGGGCGACTCCGGCGCGGGCGCGGGCCTGACCGCCGTCAACCACGCGGGCATCTTCTGCGCCGAACGCCTCGACATCGGCACCCGCTTCCTCCTCCAGCACCTGCCCGCGAGCAGTGGCGACGCGCACATCGTGGACCTGGGCTGCGGCAACGGCATCCTCGGCACCGCCGCGGCCGTCGCCAACCCCGACGCCCGGCTCACCTTCGTCGACGAGTCCTACCAGGCGGTCGCCGCCGCCGAGGCCACCTTCGCGGCGAACACCGCGCGGGACTCCGCCGCCAAGGCCGACTTCGTCGCCGGGGACGCGCTCACCGCGATGCCGCCGGAGTCCGTGGACCTGGTCCTCAACAACCCGCCCTTCCACAGCCACCAGGCGACCACCGACGCCACCGCCCAGCGCATGTTCCGCGGCGCCCGCGCGGCGCTGCGCCCCGGCGGTGAACTCTGGGTCGTCGGCAATCGGCACCTCGGCTACCACGTGCGCCTCAAGCGGGTCTTCGGCAACGTCGAAGTCGCCGCGAGCAACCGCAAGTTCGTGATCCTGCGGGCGGTCCGGCACTCGTGA
- a CDS encoding alpha-ketoglutarate-dependent dioxygenase AlkB family protein has translation MTGELFPREPGEVAPGAVHVPDWLGQQRQRDLVAACRAWARPPAGLRTVRLPGGGTMTARQVCLGWHWYPYGYARTVVDGDGAPVKPMPGWLADLGREAVRAAYGDEAGPADGTAEEAPAAYDIALVNFYDADAHMGMHRDSDERSTAPVVSLSLGDTCVFRFGNTETRTRPYTDVELRSGDLMVFGGPSRLAYHGVPKVYAGTAPPELGLTGRLNLTLRVSGLR, from the coding sequence ATGACCGGCGAACTGTTCCCGCGCGAGCCCGGCGAGGTGGCGCCGGGCGCGGTCCATGTGCCCGACTGGCTCGGGCAGCAGCGGCAGCGGGACCTCGTCGCCGCCTGCCGCGCGTGGGCGCGGCCCCCGGCCGGTCTGCGCACGGTCAGGCTGCCCGGCGGCGGGACGATGACGGCGCGACAGGTGTGTCTCGGCTGGCACTGGTACCCGTACGGGTACGCGCGCACCGTGGTCGACGGTGACGGCGCGCCCGTGAAGCCCATGCCCGGGTGGCTCGCGGACCTCGGACGGGAGGCGGTGCGGGCGGCGTACGGCGACGAGGCGGGGCCCGCGGACGGCACGGCCGAGGAGGCCCCCGCCGCGTACGACATCGCGCTCGTCAACTTCTACGACGCCGACGCCCACATGGGCATGCACCGCGACAGCGACGAGCGGTCCACGGCGCCCGTCGTCTCGCTGAGCCTCGGCGACACCTGCGTCTTCCGCTTCGGCAACACCGAGACCCGCACGCGGCCGTACACCGACGTCGAGCTGCGCAGCGGTGACCTGATGGTGTTCGGGGGTCCCTCGCGGCTCGCGTACCACGGCGTGCCGAAGGTGTACGCGGGCACCGCGCCGCCGGAACTCGGTCTCACCGGGCGGCTCAACCTCACGCTGCGGGTGAGCGGCCTGCGCTGA
- a CDS encoding SDR family NAD(P)-dependent oxidoreductase, producing the protein MPTTVMTGGSSGFGAIAAARLARSDGARLVVGARRTAAVGESIPLDLTELDSVRAFAAAVRERLGNTPVDALVLNAGVVRPDAAGRTADGFETTFAVNHLAQYLVLRLLLHDLADGATVVLTTSGTHDPATKASLQPPRHADAELLAHPDRDPGLDPRPRKAGQHAYTASKLCVVLTARALSGRPDARARRLTALAYDPGQVFGTGLAQDLSLPLRAAWSLCGTPVLGWPLRRLNRTLNSRADAGNTLADLALGSVVPPSGRTHAALRGGRLTWTDPSELARRDDVAQALWRDSARLVGLPG; encoded by the coding sequence GTGCCAACGACGGTGATGACCGGCGGCAGTTCGGGATTCGGCGCGATCGCGGCGGCACGGCTCGCCCGGTCCGACGGCGCCCGGCTCGTCGTGGGGGCGCGCCGCACCGCCGCCGTCGGGGAGTCGATCCCGCTGGACCTGACCGAGCTCGACTCCGTACGGGCCTTCGCCGCGGCCGTCCGCGAGCGCCTGGGCAACACCCCGGTCGACGCCCTGGTGCTCAACGCCGGGGTGGTCCGCCCCGACGCCGCCGGGCGCACCGCCGACGGCTTCGAGACGACGTTCGCCGTCAACCACCTCGCCCAGTACCTGGTGTTGCGGTTGCTGCTGCACGACCTCGCGGACGGGGCGACCGTCGTACTGACCACGAGCGGCACCCACGACCCCGCCACCAAGGCCTCGCTCCAGCCGCCCCGGCACGCGGACGCCGAACTGCTCGCGCACCCCGACCGCGACCCCGGCCTCGACCCCCGGCCGCGCAAGGCGGGCCAGCACGCCTACACCGCGTCCAAGCTGTGCGTCGTCCTCACCGCCCGAGCCCTGTCCGGACGGCCCGACGCCCGGGCCCGGCGGCTCACCGCGCTCGCCTACGACCCCGGGCAGGTCTTCGGGACCGGTCTCGCCCAGGACCTGTCGCTGCCCCTGCGTGCGGCCTGGTCGCTGTGCGGCACGCCGGTCCTCGGGTGGCCGCTGCGGCGGTTGAACCGCACGCTCAACAGCCGCGCCGACGCCGGGAACACCTTGGCCGACCTCGCCCTCGGGAGCGTGGTTCCGCCGAGCGGCCGCACCCACGCGGCCCTGCGCGGAGGACGGCTCACGTGGACGGACCCGTCGGAACTCGCCCGCAGGGACGACGTGGCGCAGGCCTTGTGGCGGGACAGCGCGAGGCTGGTGGGCCTGCCCGGGTGA
- a CDS encoding 2OG-Fe(II) oxygenase, translating to MTATPSHDAGPADRVRATDWQTVADDLDQHGCALTGPLLTPDECRGIAALYDETDRFRSTVDMARHRFGSGQYRYFGHDLPDRIAELRRAFYPHLLPVARDWAARLDRPAPWPDTLDAWIEQCHAAGQAKSSQILLRYESGDWNALHRDLFGDLVFPLQVVIGLDEHGTDYTGGEFLLVEQRPRAQSRGTVTVLPQGHGLVFTTRDRPVRSRRGWSAAPVRHGVSTVRSGLRHSLGLVFHDA from the coding sequence ATGACCGCCACCCCGAGCCACGACGCAGGACCCGCCGACCGCGTCCGTGCCACGGACTGGCAGACCGTGGCCGACGACCTCGACCAGCACGGCTGTGCCCTCACCGGCCCGCTCCTCACCCCCGACGAGTGCCGCGGGATCGCCGCGCTCTACGACGAGACCGACCGATTCCGCTCCACCGTCGACATGGCCCGCCACCGCTTCGGCTCCGGCCAGTACCGGTACTTCGGTCACGACCTGCCCGACCGGATCGCCGAGCTGCGCCGCGCGTTCTACCCCCACCTGCTGCCCGTCGCCCGCGACTGGGCCGCCCGCCTCGACCGCCCCGCGCCCTGGCCCGACACCCTGGACGCCTGGATCGAGCAGTGCCACGCGGCGGGCCAGGCCAAGTCGTCGCAGATCCTGCTGCGGTACGAGAGCGGCGACTGGAACGCCCTGCACCGCGATCTGTTCGGCGACCTCGTCTTCCCGCTCCAGGTCGTCATCGGCCTCGACGAGCACGGGACCGACTACACGGGCGGCGAGTTCCTGCTGGTCGAGCAGCGCCCGCGGGCCCAGTCGCGGGGCACGGTGACCGTGCTTCCGCAGGGCCACGGTCTTGTCTTCACCACCCGTGACCGCCCCGTCCGCTCCCGCCGCGGCTGGTCGGCGGCACCGGTGCGGCACGGTGTGAGCACGGTCCGCTCGGGGCTGCGGCACTCCCTCGGCCTGGTCTTCCACGACGCGTAG
- a CDS encoding methylated-DNA--[protein]-cysteine S-methyltransferase translates to MTVHTTFDSPLGELLLVGEASATAPGGTALASLSMPGQKGGAVVQDGWVRDDEAFTEITGQLRAYFAGTLTHFDIEYAGGAGTEFQRTVWSALDSVPYGTTTTYGKLAERLGLSRVAVRALGTALGRNPVLVIRPCHRVVGADGSLTGYAGGLDRKKQLLELETG, encoded by the coding sequence ATGACAGTCCACACGACGTTCGACAGCCCGTTGGGCGAGCTGTTGCTCGTGGGCGAGGCGTCGGCGACGGCCCCCGGCGGGACGGCACTCGCCTCCCTGTCGATGCCGGGCCAGAAGGGCGGCGCGGTCGTCCAGGACGGCTGGGTCCGGGACGACGAGGCGTTCACGGAGATCACCGGCCAGCTCCGCGCGTACTTCGCGGGCACGCTCACGCACTTCGACATCGAGTACGCGGGCGGGGCGGGCACCGAGTTCCAGCGCACGGTGTGGTCCGCCCTGGACTCCGTGCCGTACGGCACCACGACCACGTACGGAAAGCTCGCGGAACGGCTCGGCCTGTCCCGGGTGGCGGTCCGCGCCCTGGGCACGGCCCTCGGCCGCAACCCCGTCCTGGTCATCCGCCCCTGCCACCGCGTCGTCGGCGCGGACGGCTCCCTCACCGGCTATGCGGGCGGCCTCGACCGCAAGAAGCAGCTGCTGGAGCTGGAGACGGGGTGA
- a CDS encoding LysE family translocator, whose protein sequence is MAVSSITAFWAVSVLLILVPGADWAYAISAGLRDRSVAPAVGGLLLGYVGLTAVVAAGIAAVVADHPAVLAGLTLLGALYLIWLGVTTLTRPSTPAAPDGTPGTAAPAPWRSRVLQGAGISGLNPKALLLFLALLPQFTQPGTGWPLALQISTLGLIHILSCGAIYLCVGVLARTVLRTRPTAARVVTRISGAAMIVIGAVLVVEQLT, encoded by the coding sequence ATGGCCGTCAGCTCCATCACCGCTTTCTGGGCGGTGTCCGTCCTGCTCATCCTGGTTCCTGGCGCGGACTGGGCGTACGCGATATCGGCAGGGCTGCGGGATCGCTCGGTGGCCCCGGCCGTCGGCGGCCTTCTGCTCGGCTACGTCGGCCTCACCGCCGTCGTCGCGGCCGGCATCGCGGCCGTCGTCGCCGACCACCCGGCCGTGCTCGCCGGACTCACGCTGCTCGGCGCGCTGTATCTGATCTGGCTCGGCGTGACCACGCTGACCCGCCCGAGCACCCCCGCCGCGCCGGACGGCACACCGGGCACCGCCGCGCCCGCGCCCTGGCGCAGCCGGGTCCTCCAGGGCGCCGGGATCAGCGGCCTCAACCCCAAGGCGCTGCTTCTCTTCCTCGCCCTGCTCCCCCAGTTCACCCAGCCCGGCACGGGCTGGCCGCTCGCCCTCCAGATCAGCACCCTCGGCCTGATCCACATCCTCAGCTGCGGCGCCATCTACTTGTGCGTGGGCGTGCTCGCCCGTACCGTCCTGCGCACGCGCCCGACCGCCGCGCGCGTGGTCACCCGGATCTCCGGGGCCGCGATGATCGTGATCGGCGCGGTCCTGGTCGTCGAGCAGCTGACCTGA
- a CDS encoding Lrp/AsnC family transcriptional regulator, translated as MDSVDRQILAELQKDGRLTVTELAARVRLSLSPCHRRLRELERRGAVRGYRAVLDPEAVGLTFESLVFVTMRQEDRDTVAAFESAVADIPQVVQAQRLFGDPDYLLRIVSKDLRAFQQLYDEELATLPGVQRLSSTLVMKHVVRERSLPL; from the coding sequence ATGGACTCAGTCGACCGGCAGATCCTTGCCGAGCTGCAGAAGGACGGCCGCCTGACCGTCACCGAACTGGCCGCGCGGGTGCGCCTGAGCCTGTCGCCGTGCCACCGCAGGCTGCGTGAACTCGAACGCCGTGGTGCGGTGCGGGGCTACCGCGCCGTGCTCGACCCCGAGGCCGTCGGCCTGACCTTCGAGTCACTGGTCTTCGTCACGATGCGCCAGGAGGACCGGGACACGGTCGCCGCCTTCGAGTCGGCCGTCGCCGACATCCCCCAGGTGGTCCAGGCGCAGCGCCTCTTCGGTGACCCGGACTATCTCCTTCGCATCGTCAGCAAGGACCTGCGGGCCTTCCAGCAGCTGTACGACGAGGAGCTTGCGACGCTGCCCGGGGTGCAGCGCCTCAGCTCGACGCTCGTGATGAAGCACGTGGTGCGCGAGCGGTCGCTGCCGCTGTGA
- a CDS encoding NADPH-dependent 2,4-dienoyl-CoA reductase, with protein sequence MSRYPHLLSPLDLGFTTLPNRVLMGSMHVGLEEAPDGFARMAEFYATRARGGVGLIVTGGIAPNDAGRPYEGGAKLTTEAEAEKHAGVTAAVHREGGRIAMQILHFGRYAYHDQLVAPSAIQAPISPFPPRALEDDEVEQTVEDFVRAAELAKLAGYDGVEVMGSEGYLINEFIAAPTNRRTDRWGGAYENRVRFPVEIVRRTRERVGPDFIIIYRLSMLDLVPGGSTLAEVVQLAKEIEAAGATIINTGIGWHEARIPTIATSVPRGAYTFVTKKVMGEVSVPLVTTNRINTPELAEQLLADGAADMVSLARPLLADPDFVAKARAEQADAINTCIGCNQACLDHTFSLQITSCLVNPRACHETELVLAPTRRAKRVGVVGAGPAGLACAVSAAERGHSVTLYDAASEVGGQLNIARKVPGKEEFDETLRYFRTQLELRGVDVRLNTRVTADQLTAAGYDEIVIATGVTPRTPEIPGVDHASVVSYLDVLRDGAPVGERVAIVGAGGIGFDVAEYLTDSGDKASLDPATYFKQWGVDMDYRERGGLTEPVRPTPPRTVHLLQRKTSKVGQGLGRTTGWIHRTELRHRGVAMVNGATYDRIDDEGLHITVGDEQRTIPVDTVVLCTGQEPRRGLYEELIAAGVDAHLIGGADVAAELDAKRAIKQGTELAAAL encoded by the coding sequence GTGAGCCGCTACCCGCACCTGCTCAGCCCCCTCGACCTGGGCTTCACGACCCTGCCCAACCGGGTCCTGATGGGCTCCATGCACGTGGGCCTGGAGGAGGCCCCCGACGGGTTCGCGCGCATGGCCGAGTTCTACGCGACCCGGGCCCGCGGCGGCGTCGGCCTCATCGTCACCGGCGGCATCGCCCCGAACGACGCCGGACGGCCCTACGAGGGCGGCGCCAAGCTCACCACCGAGGCGGAGGCCGAGAAGCACGCGGGCGTCACCGCGGCCGTGCACCGCGAAGGCGGCCGGATCGCGATGCAGATCCTGCACTTCGGGCGCTACGCCTACCACGACCAGCTCGTCGCGCCGAGCGCCATCCAGGCGCCCATCAGCCCCTTCCCGCCGCGCGCCCTGGAGGACGACGAGGTCGAGCAGACCGTCGAGGACTTCGTGCGGGCCGCCGAGCTGGCCAAGCTCGCGGGCTACGACGGCGTCGAAGTCATGGGCTCCGAAGGCTACTTGATCAACGAGTTCATCGCGGCGCCCACCAACCGGCGCACCGACCGCTGGGGCGGCGCCTACGAGAACCGCGTCCGCTTCCCCGTCGAGATCGTCCGCCGCACCCGAGAGCGCGTTGGCCCGGACTTCATCATCATCTACCGCCTCTCGATGCTCGACCTCGTGCCCGGCGGCTCCACGCTCGCCGAAGTCGTCCAGCTCGCCAAGGAGATCGAGGCCGCGGGCGCCACCATCATCAACACCGGCATCGGCTGGCACGAGGCCCGCATCCCGACCATCGCCACCTCCGTGCCGCGCGGCGCGTACACCTTCGTGACCAAGAAGGTCATGGGCGAGGTGTCGGTGCCGCTCGTCACCACCAACCGCATCAACACCCCCGAACTGGCCGAGCAGTTGCTCGCCGACGGCGCCGCCGACATGGTCTCCCTCGCCCGGCCGCTGCTCGCCGACCCGGACTTCGTCGCCAAGGCGCGGGCCGAGCAGGCCGACGCCATCAACACCTGCATCGGCTGCAACCAGGCCTGCCTCGACCACACCTTCAGCCTGCAGATCACCTCCTGCCTGGTGAACCCGCGCGCCTGCCACGAGACCGAACTGGTGCTCGCCCCCACCCGCCGCGCCAAGCGCGTCGGCGTCGTCGGCGCGGGCCCCGCCGGGCTCGCCTGCGCGGTCTCCGCGGCCGAGCGCGGCCACAGCGTGACGCTGTACGACGCCGCGTCCGAGGTCGGCGGGCAGCTCAACATCGCCCGCAAGGTCCCCGGCAAGGAGGAGTTCGACGAGACGTTGCGCTACTTCCGCACCCAGCTCGAACTGCGCGGTGTGGACGTCCGGCTGAACACCCGCGTGACGGCGGACCAGCTCACCGCCGCCGGGTACGACGAGATCGTGATCGCCACCGGCGTCACGCCCCGCACCCCCGAGATCCCCGGCGTCGACCACGCCAGCGTCGTCAGCTACCTGGACGTCCTGCGCGACGGCGCACCCGTCGGGGAGCGGGTCGCGATCGTCGGCGCGGGCGGCATCGGCTTCGACGTCGCCGAGTACCTCACCGACAGCGGGGACAAGGCGAGCCTGGACCCGGCGACGTACTTCAAGCAGTGGGGCGTCGACATGGACTACCGCGAGCGCGGCGGCCTCACCGAGCCCGTCAGGCCCACCCCGCCGCGCACCGTCCACCTCCTCCAGCGCAAGACGTCGAAGGTCGGCCAGGGCCTCGGCAGGACCACCGGGTGGATCCACCGCACCGAGCTGCGCCACCGAGGTGTCGCCATGGTCAACGGCGCCACCTACGACCGCATCGACGACGAGGGCCTGCATATCACCGTCGGCGACGAGCAGCGGACCATCCCCGTCGACACGGTCGTCCTCTGCACCGGCCAGGAGCCCCGGCGCGGCCTGTACGAGGAGCTGATCGCCGCGGGCGTCGACGCGCACCTCATCGGCGGCGCCGACGTGGCCGCCGAACTCGACGCCAAGCGCGCCATCAAGCAGGGCACGGAGCTGGCCGCCGCGCTGTGA